From a region of the Blochmannia endosymbiont of Camponotus modoc genome:
- the bcp gene encoding thioredoxin-dependent thiol peroxidase, giving the protein MALLQPGDTVPQFNLPDQNDVLVSIDSYIGRKKILIYFYPKAMTPGCTIQACKLRDNMDTFRKLGIEVIGISNDKSEKLLKFSEKEMLNFTLLYDENCQISKKFGVWGEKKFMGKTYNGIHRISFIIDQTGTIEQVFKHFKPIDHDQIVLRYLNNKHQSH; this is encoded by the coding sequence ATGGCATTATTACAGCCTGGAGACACAGTACCTCAATTTAATTTACCTGATCAAAATGATGTTTTAGTTAGTATTGATTCGTATATAGGAAGAAAAAAAATTCTTATTTATTTCTATCCTAAAGCTATGACACCAGGATGTACTATACAGGCATGTAAATTAAGAGACAATATGGATACATTCAGAAAATTAGGTATAGAGGTAATTGGAATTAGTAACGACAAATCAGAAAAACTTTTAAAATTCTCTGAAAAAGAAATGCTAAACTTTACTTTACTTTATGACGAAAACTGCCAAATTTCCAAGAAATTTGGAGTATGGGGAGAAAAAAAGTTTATGGGAAAAACATATAACGGCATACATCGTATTAGTTTCATCATCGACCAAACTGGTACTATCGAACAAGTATTTAAACATTTTAAACCTATTGATCATGATCAGATCGTATTACGTTATCTAAATAACAAACATCAATCACATTGA